A region of the Mauremys mutica isolate MM-2020 ecotype Southern chromosome 14, ASM2049712v1, whole genome shotgun sequence genome:
tggcttcagctGCCAGCCACTGGACCGCGTTAGCCCTTTCTCGGCTAGGTTCAATATTGGTTCCCCGTGTAGGTGCTGTGACCAAGCCACCCTttaaccgtctctttgttaagctacccAGATGGAGGCATGTGTTCTGCAGGCCCCCGGCGCCCTGGGAAGTGCCGGCCcggctctgctgctcccccaagGGCCCTGTCCCCAGTGAGAGAAGCTCGTGGGGCTGTGATCAAAGGGGCGCGTGAGGACGGTGCTCAGTGAGGCTCCCAGCTTGGCCGATGCCCCAAGCGCTAGATCTTAGCTGAGCTGTTCTGGGGGGTTGGCTTTGAGGCCAGCCTCCCTCGGCGCTTTCCAGCTTGTCTGGCGGGGCCCACAGGGGCAGCTGGAAAAGGCAGGCTCCCCTTGTGCAAACCCTCCATGGCGTGGGCTCCAGCCCTTGGAGAGGCACCATCTCTCCTCCCGGTCTGGCCATGGCAGATGTGACCAGCCAGGCCTGTGGGCGCCGGCGTTCTTCGTGATCAGCCAGACTCCTCTCCCCGACCCGCCGGCAGAGCCATTGGTTATCGGCCGACAGGGCCCAGTGGAGGCCAGGCCCGTCTCTCCGCCTTTCAGAAGGGCGTGGTGGGGCTGCGTGTAACTGGCTCTGGTGGGGGGGGTCCCACGTGTTCTGTTGGGCCTTTTCCTGTACACAGAGGTGGTGTCTTGGGCGTGTTTAGTCAGGAAGGGTCAGCGTGACACAACCACGTCTCCCCCATGCCCGTGATGGCCGGGGCGGGTTCCACAAGGCAGAGGGCTGCCCCCTGCCACGGCGGTGGGGGCAGCATCGGGCCCCGGTGCTTCCTGGTCTGCTATTGCCACCACGTGGCCTGTGCAAACGTTTTCTCGCCCCCGTCGGATCCCGAGGCCGCGGCAGTGCGTGGCATGTGAACCCAGGGCCCGGGGATGCGGAGTGCTCTTGATGCCCACCCCTGCTGGCAGATGCCTTCTGGAATCCTGCTAACACCAGGACAAGCAAAGACAGTCCCTCCCTTCTCCACACTCCCCCTTCTCGTCCTCCCTGCCCCCGTCACTGGCGCTATGCCGAGGCCAGGGGTGATGCGAGTGTTTCCTGCGCAGGGGGCACGTGGGATTGTTAGACCCCGAGTTAAGCAGGAGAGGAAATAACATGCTTGTCAGCGCGAGTGCAGAGCACGCCGGCAGCGCGTGGTGCCGGAGGGGCGGCTGGCCAGCGGCCTGCACGGCACGCTGCAGTATTGCTGATGCCCATAATGGCAGtgggccagggggaggggctgatcCGGATCCATGTGCAGCGTAGCTTGGTCAGGCACGGACCTAGGCGAAGCGTTTCAATGCCCTGGGCTCGCCTCGTGGGAcaatcagcagggctggctctggggaaCGGGGCGGAGGTCGATCAAAGGGGAGGGGTTCCCCAGCCGCTCTGTGGGGAGGGCGCTGCTGGGAGCTGTTCCAGGACTGCGGAGAGGGGGGCCGAGACGAGCCCACCAAGTGGAACGAAGGTGCACGTGGGGGAGTCGGGGTGAGGGCTCCACCCTTCGGTGCTGAGGCTGTCCCGATCCAAGGCCCTAAGGCTGGTGTGACAGGAGAGGACCCCGAGGGCTCTCAGACCCTGCACATCTGTCCCTGTTTGATGCTGCAGCAGTGACTGGCCGATGCAAATGCTGCACTGTTGCTGAGTGATAAcctgggctggtgcctggctgCATCTTCCATACCCAGAATGGCTTCAGACCCAGCACCCAGCTactcggggcagggcagggagggggtcccGAAGGTCTGGGGAACGGAGGGGCCTGGGTCAGGAGTGACTCTCGGGAGTCAGTGCGATTCGGCCGCCAGACGAGATGATCTCAGTGGCGGGTAGCGTGCATGCAACAGCTCATCCTAGGGCCGAGTTCTGCAGCAAGCGGCACGTACGCTGGGGACGCAGGGGTGTCTTGTATGCACGTGTGGGCCTGTATCCAAGCATGCACGTACCCTACCGTAAAGACTCACGAAGACATTGAAATGTTTGATGCAAACGAGTCCAATTTTGAGTAGGTCAGCTAGGCGAGTCAGTGCCCCCTCCCGACCGTCTCTTCCCCTAGCCTGTCTCCTCTACAGCCGCCCCCAAGGCGTGGCCTTGTCCTGCTGCTCTACACCCCGCAGCTGCCTGGGCCTGAGCTTCCCTGGGGGGGGAGGTTACAGTAGTGCTGGCAGCTCTGTGGCCCCAGAGCTCTCCAGCTCCCTATGCTGCCCTGGCCAGCAGCTCCTTCTCCCCCGCATCAATCCCCGTAGAGCCCACGCGTGCCTCTTCACACGCCTCAGCACCCCAGGAGGACTTGTGACAGCAGCACCCACGTACAGAATGGGGGTGGGACTTATACAGTCCCCAGATCCTGCCAATCACAACGCGAGACCTGTGTTCAGGAGGAGCTCAACTCCTGGGGCCCTCCCCTCCTTccgtgtgtcccccacccccaggacccccacgGCTGGGCTCTTACCCTACATTCACTCGCGTCTTCTCTCCTGTGTTTCCCCTGTTGGCAGAGTCCGCCTGTGACGCTGATGCTGGGGGACGAGCGCTGCTGGCTGTCCAGGCTGACCCTGGTGTCCGGAGAAGCCGACGCCAACTCGGTGATCTACAGGAAGGGTTGGTATTACACGCGCTGTGTAGCAAGCCACCTGGCCTCTTCTCGCACCTGCCACATCCTGTCCACTGGGGACCTTTCGCGTTTAAAGGGCCAGCGTCACCCTGAAAATCAGATTTATTCCCCCCAGAAACACACTCCTTCAGAAAGTAACTGCGGCTACTGCTCATCACGTCCTGCCCGTCACTCGGCTCAGGCGGGCAAATGAGCGCCCGTCAGTTTCACGCTCCggttctggtcagtttcactggcTGGTTCCCTGCTCCAGTCCACGCCCTGTGCCTGCAGGTTGCGGCTCGCTGTGGGAGAGCTCAGTGGCAGAAAGCTGGCTGCGACTGGAACTATTGATCGGTGCTAACGCAGCCCGGCTCGCTAGGCTGTGTCCCCAGAAGCCCAGCGTGGGCAGGGAGCACGGCTCGCTGTGCCCACGACGTGGGTGTGTCGTGCCAGCCACAGGGCCGCCATCGGCGCTCGCTGACAAGTGGGCTGAGCGCGGCTGGGAGGGAAGGCtcctgggatgggagggggacaGAGCTATTCGTTCCCATCTAGTCACCGTCCCATCTCTCCCCACTGCCCTACATCAATCTCCCCCACCATCTGTATTCTCCACTCCACAGCTAGAAGTCCTGGGGCATCTGTTCCCCTGGAGAGGGGCCCTCCTGGTGGCTCCCTGGTTTGCAGGCCATTAGCGGCTGGGCAGGGAGAAATCCAGCCTAAAGTGTGAATAGGCCACTAAAATCAGCTAAGCCTCAGCACGTGCTCACACTGCCACCTCCAGGCAATTGTGGGTATTACGAGCTACTGTACAAAGGCAGCTGAAACCCTTGGCGTCTGTAAGCTCACCTCTCAACGCTCGGCAATTTGTCTTCGGCAGACGGGATCAGAGGGTAGAACTGGTTTTCCAGAGTCTGTGCTATATGCTGGGGAGGCAGCTGTTTTGTGCCTTTAAAACAATCTGGCGTTTCTCATTTGCATGTTGTTATCCAGAAGGCTTTGCAGCCCCCGGCTCCTGCTTCATGGGCTCACTGGCATTGCAGCTCTGAGCACACAGAGCCAGAGCAGCTTTAAGGGATCCCCATTCTGTcgggctcaggcagcccctgcagTCACACTTGCTAAAAGAAGCTTGCTGGGGGCATccatcctcatgcttcagggcataagtaGATCATCAGTTGGGGTCAGGAAGAAGTGTCCTCCCCTTGCATAGTGCTACACAGTGAGGTGCTATGTGTGCTGGATTTACCCTTTCCTCTGGGGCATCCACTGTGTGCTACGGTGGCCAGGTTTTCAAGGTCATTGCACCATTGATCTGTCCCTAGATGGAGAGGTTTTCTCTTTGCCCGTCCCCTCCCGGCACTGAGACAGAGGGCACGGGGGCGGGGAGATGATGCTCAGCGCCCCTGTAACCAAAGCTTTGCCTTCTAGGTGAATTGATCTGGTGCAAAACCACCCAGGCCATTGTGGAAAAGGAGCTGCTGAGTGCCTTTGTTATGGCCGAGCCACAGGGCATCCCGAACCACACTGTGAAATCGGAGCCCGGGGACTCCACCTACCCAGCCATGCTGCATGCGGACATACagcttctgccccagcaggcGGGCATGGCAGCCATCCTGGCCACAGCTGTCGTTAACAGTAAGTCAGCAGCGGCCACCGGGCAACTCTGCGGGAAACGATCCAGCCGTCCTCCGCCTGGCTCCCCGCAGACACCCGCCTGCATCACAGAATTCACCACCCCTAGAGCGATCAGGCTGGACCCTGCCCTCCAGCAATCCAGGGCAACAGATCATCCCCCAGCTTCATGCCATGAGCAGGGTCTGCTCTGGGggctgttcctagctctgccccgGGCGATGCTCCCCTGaactgggcctcagtttccctatctctaAAACCGAGTGGCACCTAGCTCCCGGGGTCGGGGGTTGAATAGGGTCTGGGCAGGTCTCTGAGGTGGAGGGAGGATAGAGAAGTGCTGCTCGTGTAAAGTAGCATTTATTTAACCCTTTCCACCAACTCCCATCGGAAGGAGCGTGTCCCGGGGAGATGCTTGGCCGTTCCCTAGACAGGCACGGGGGCGGGGGCCCTGCTGGGCCCACCCTGGCCAGGATCTGCCCTGGGCTCGAGGGAGGGGACTCGTGATCacctctgccctgctccccttGTCTAACGCGGTTTCCCCTGGCAGAGGATGTCTTCCCCTGCAAGGACTGCGGCATCTGGTACCGGAGCGAGCGGAACCTGCAGGCCCACCTCATGTACTACTGCGCCAGCCGCCAGAGCTCCAGCTCGCCCGCCGTGGACGAGAAGCCCAAGGAGACCTACCCCAACGAGCGCGTCTGCCCCTTCCCGCAGTGCAAGAAGAGCTGCCCCAGCGCCAGCTCCCTGGAGATTCACATGCGCAGTCACAGCGGTAAGGGCGAGGCCCAGGGAGGTGGCACAGGGCTCGAGGGTGTGTAGCTTCaagccaggctggggggcgggCTGGCTCGAGGGCTGGGGGCTGTGATGCTAGGGAAAGCCTTTAGCCTCCGGATCACTGGGGGCAGGATCAAAGCGCAGGTCTGCGGGCCGTGAATCCTCCTGTGCCGCCTCCTGCTTTGTTCCctagcagggagagagagagactcatgtCAACCCATCGCAGCCTGTGCTGTCATACATCCTCCCAGGCCTGTGGCTGGCGGTGGCTCTAGCCGTTcccagcccggggtggggggatgaggtgCCGTGCTGGCGTTGAATGCCACACGTCCCAGAGCCTCGTGGAGCTGGGCAGAGACCGGTCATCCCCGGTCACAGAGGATTATGCTGAGATTCGGCAATTCTCTGCAAGCCAGAATTGTCCTTCTCCCCCGGCCATGTGACTGCAGCCTCTGGTCGGGGTGAGGCCAGCCAGCCCGTGACCCCTCCACGCCCCCAGGCACAGCTTCCCTTGGCACATGGAGCCAAATGAGCAGTGAGCCCATTGCATCCtccaggggcagggtggggctgccccACTGGGGAGCTGTCAATCATCTCTCTGGCAGTGCCCCACCACTGCACTGCCGTGCGTCCATCTTTAACACTGGGACCTCCCAGTCGTCCCCCTCAAAGCCCTGAGACCCGCATGCCCGCAGTGCCCCCGCTCCCATTAGCTCTGTGGCCGAGGGGGGCTGCACTGCACTGGGGTCTCGCTGCCGGGCATCCCGGGGGCCTGGGCACGCAGGCTCTGatgggggtgggagcagcacCTGTTCTCACACCCGTCCCTCTGCCTTTCAGGAGAGAGGCCGTTCGTGTGCCTGATCTGCCTCTCCGCCTTCACCACGAAAGCCAACTGTGAGCGTCACCTGAAGGTGCACACGGACACTCTGAACGGTGGGTCCCTCGGCTGGGCTCTGGGTCGCCGTGTCCCCTGTGGCTGGCTCGCCACGCAGCAGGGAGTTGCACGCTGAGGCTCTGCTTAACGAcgggctggggaaggagaagcagctgggagcccagcttgGGGGGATCAGGGCGTCAGACCGGGACTCTCCCCAGCTGGAAATACGAACAGCGCAgttcccctgccccagagctctcGCAGTGCTGAGTGGGAGTGGGGATGTCTACGCTGCCAGCTCGGAGCCACGGCTGGGAGCCTGGGTACTTGCTCAGGCGGCTGGCCTAGGCGGCTGTGCCTTCACTGCTGCTGGGACCTGAGCTAGCTCGCCCCAAGCTGGCAGCACGCCGCCATCACGCCCCTTAGCTGCAGCACGGCCAGAGCCCTGTGCGACTGCTGGGAAGCTCGCCGGCAGCGATGGCCTTCACAGCTCTTCCTCTCCTGTCGTTGTTCCTGTGACTGCAGGAGTCTGCCACAGCTGCGGCTTTATTTCCACCACCCGGGACATCCTGTACAGCCACTTGGTAACCAACCACATGATCTGCCAGCCAGGCTCCAAGGGCGAGGTGTATTCTCCTGGGCCCGGGCTCCCAGCCGCCAAGCCACTGGCGCCAGGTGAGTCCCCTCTTGTGCCAGGCCCGGCGTGTCCAAGGGTGGCAGAGCTGGCCTTAGTCTGCCAGGCATGGGGAGCCCAGAGGCGCTGAGGGGCATCATTGCCGATGTTAAACTGCCTGGCCCATAGCCAGTCAgttcccccgccctgccccaactcGTCTGCCTGTGTCAATTGTACCCAGAGCCGCTGGAGCTCCTGGCTTGGgctgggcttccccggctggaATTGCCTCGTGCCAGTGGGGACAAAGGGCTGGCCCCAAACTGGATCGAAATGATCTGTGATCACCCGCATGGCGGGGGTTGTTTGTGCAGAACCCCTCGGAAATTGAAACTGACGAGCGAAGCAAACGATCAGCACCAGGGGCCCTGGGAAATGGCCCGGCCCTTCCCTAGTGATTCCCTACAGAGGCTTCCAGGGGACAGGAGAGCTGGGTCTGGGGTCTCAGCTGCCAGGCGGATTTAACCCCCgggctgactcaggctcgcagggcacctaccctgcccctgccctgccccccaggcccatgGGAACTCTGGCACCCTGGGGCAGAGttggccctggggcagggcagacgTTTGCCATCCAGAGAGGCATGTCCTGTAGGCCCCCAGCTTGTGCCCCTCGCCAGGCAGCACTGTCCACTCCAGGCCCCCGGCCAGTGGGGTTGGGTCACTGAGCGCCCTGCACTCGCTCCAGATGGGATCCagcagggtgggagggaaaggggtgagggaggagaatCTCCCGGCCCTAAGAAACACTGCCACATGGGCTGGGCCTGTGGTTCCTGCCCACTGAGGGGGCTTgggtggggcacggggcctgTTCAGCCCCCACAGTTCACAGGAGTCACACACTgatccccccattccctccccgcTGACAGGTACGAGCCAGCCGAGCGGGACccccatcctgaagtgcagcctCTGCGGCTCCGTGGCCGACAGCCTGGCCAGCCTCCGGCAGCACGTGGTACTGCATGGCCCGCCGCCCGCTGTCTTCGGAGGGGCAGAGCCCACATCGGCCCTGGCACAGCCGGAGTCCCCTGCCAACCCCCAGGCGGTGAAGCCGTCCCTGGCGGACGAGGTGGAGAACGGCGAGGCCAGGCCCCCCCAGGCAGAAGGCTGCCCCTCAGCCTCGTCTTCCTCAGGTGAGGTGGCACCACCCCTCAGGATCAAGGAGGAGCCCACGGACAGCCCCGGAGGGGAGGGTGAGGTGGCCAAAGGCACCCCCCCGGCAGAgccggctgccagccccaggtCGGAGCCGGAAGCCTCCTCTAGGGCCTCGTCCCCGCGCAGCCTGCACTCGGTGAAGGTGAAGTCGGAGATCGCCAGCCCCACGCCGGGGTCTAGCCCGGTGCCCAGCGAGCCGGGGGTGGGCACAGCCGGCGGCACCGTCTTCCTGCCCCAGTACGTGTTCGGCCACGAGGCCACGGTCGTGCCCCAGGCCTCCGAGATCCTGGCCAAGATGTCCGAACTGGTGCACAGCCGGCTCAAGCAGGGGCACGGCACGGTGCCCCCGGCCCTCTACCCCAGCACCCCGGTGCCCAAGGGCGCCACCTGCTTCGAGTGCGAGATCACCTTCAACAACATCAACAACTACTACGTGCACAAGCGCCTCTACTGCTCCAGCCGCCACCTGGCCGAGGACAGCCCGCCCGGCGCCCGCAAGGCCAAAGCCCCGCCCGCCACCCCCAAGGGCCCGGCCACGCCCGGGGCTCTGCTCTCACCCCAGCCGCCCGCGGCCGTCGAAGGCCAGGGGCCGCCCTCGCAGGAAGGGGAGGCTGAGAGGGACGCCAGCCCGCCTGCCCCTGCCGCAGAGGCCAAGCCGGAGATCAAGGTGGAGGAGGGCGGTGCCAAGGCAGGCTCCCCCGAGGCGGATGGGGCCGGCCGGGCCAGCGaggacagccagagccccagcagcTCGGTGGATGACGCGGACGACGACCCCAGCAAGACGGTGTGCGAGGCGTGCAACATCCGCTTCAGCCGCCACGAGACCTACATGGTGCACAAGCGCTTCTACTGCGCCTCGCGCCACGACCCGCCCCTGCGCCGGCCCAACGCCCCCAAGGTGCCCTTCCTGCACCAGCCCGTCCGCACCCGCAAGCGCCGCAAGCTCTACGAAATCCACGGCgccgccagccctgccctgggaccggcccaccaccTGGTTGAGCAGCTGGCAGGGGGCCTGGCCGGCGCCGCAGACCCGCTGGCAGGGGGCACCCGACCCGAGGTCCCTCCCATGCTGTCGGCTCTCATCTCTGTGGCTAAGGTCCATagcaccgccccctcccccagctccagccccgatGCCGACGGCCCCATTGACTTGAGCAAGAAGCCCCGGCTGCAGGGCGAGGTGCTGCCCGCCTCACTGCCGCCCCTGGCGGACTACCACGAGTGCACGGCCTGCCGCATCAGCTTCAACAGCCTGGACAGCTACCTGGCCCACAAGAAGTACTACTGCCCCGCCGTGCCCCTCCAGGCCGGCAccctgcagcagctgcaccagATCAAGGGGCCCGCGCCCCCCCCCTCGAAAGGCCGGGGCAGTGGTGCCCCTGAGAGCCCGGACGTGCCGGGCGAGGAGCCCGACGGGGTGCGGGTCAAGGTGGAGAAGGCGGTGCTGTCGGCGAGCCCCGGGGCCCTGGTGGCCAAACCCCTGGCCCTGCCAGCCACGTACCCCTGTGCCTCCGGCGTGGACTCCCTGCAGCGCTACACCAGCCCCAAAGCCCTCCCCCTCCTGGGGGCCAAGGTCCCGCTGGCCGGCTGCCCCTACTGCCCACTCAATGGGGCCGTCAAGGGAGACCTGCTCGAGCACTTCCGTAACGCCCACGGGCTCCTCGGAGCCGGCCCCGGACTGCCAGAGGCCGTGCTCCAAGCTGCCGCCAGGACACCGGCCGGCTGCGCTCCGGAGAGCAGCCTGCCTCCCCTGCCCGcggcctccccaccccagcccctcgcCAGGCTCCGCAAGGACAGCTTCAACGGCAAGGAGCCCGCCGCTTCCTCGGCCTCCAacggcagccccctgcccgcaggctccccccggcccagcctgcccgTCTCGCCCGCCGCCCCTTTGAACGTGTCACCGGTGCCTGAGGCTCTGAGGGAGCCTGGGCTCACGCCCGGCTACACGGACAAGAGCGTGCAGACGGCGCCCAGcaaggccctgctcagccccgtcCCCAACGGCAACCACAGATACTGTCGCCTCTGCAACATCAAGTTCAGCAGCCTGTCCACCTTCATCGCCCACAAGAAGTATTACTGCTCCTCCCACGCCGCCGAGCACGTCAagtgaccctgccccaccccagctcacgcCCCGCGGCGCTGGCTCCGGCCCGGCGACGGATTCGAAAGCGGGACTCGCCCCAAGCCAGGGCCCTGCGGGAGGCTggaacggggggcgggggggcggctcTTCTGAAAGTGTCCACTGAGGCCGAGAGAGGGACACACCCAGCCTGCGCTGGACCCATGCCCATGGCTACATGCTGCCCCCCTGTATGTTACACaagctggagggagggagtgttCCCTGCTACCGCATTCTGGGTTGTGTATGTCTAAAGGCAGCCCCCCCTCGCCCACCTTCTCCCCGACACACCTGCCCACTGCAGGGGTCTCGTTCTGACTCGGTGCTGGTTCTGCAGCATGGgctgcctccctgctccccagcgctgGTCGAGGCGATTTTTCTAGGTTTGGGGGCAAATTTGCAGAAATTCgattctctccttccctctcccaggCCTCGCTCCAGCCTCTCACAATCAGCCTCCGACAGGCGCTTTGGCACTTTGGTTtggaggtggggaaactgaggcacggctcCTCTGCCCAGGTCATGCAGGAAGTTGGTAGAGAGCCcagctcccctgactcccagccctgcgctGAGCCCCCCTGGGCCAGGCCGGCTCGTAAACAGCCTGTTGGAATAGCAGGGGGTGTTGGCAGCACAGGCCGAAGGGGCTTGAGCAGAAAACCCTTCGCCAGCTTGTGTCCCTGGGGCCCAGAAATCCTTTAGGGGAGCACCAGCCTCATTCTCCCCTTGGCCAACCCCTTGGCCGCTGGCTGAGAGCCTTGCACTGGCATAGGCAGCTCAGGGAGGCTGCCTGGCACCCTTAGCCCAGCACTGGGCACCCCTGGGTGCCAACTTCTTCTGCATCCACCTGAATGCCTCTACCGGTGCCCAGTTGCTCACCCAGTCGGTGCAGCCTCGGGACCCGGGCTGTGCCCCTGGGCACGGGGGCAGTTCTAGGGCACGTCCCCTTTCGCGGTGCGGCCCCAGTGGAGTTGGTGGAAGCTGGGCCCGGGCAGCGCTGTGCCCTAGGATGGGGCTGGAGGTATTGGTGGCTCTTCGCTCTTGCTGGGGCGAGGGCAGGCTGGTGAGGGCGCTAGGTTGGTTTCTCAGAGCTAGCAGGAGAGACCAGGAGTCTGGGCAAATATCCCCCGTCCCCACCTGTCTGCAGACTCCCTCCCTTCTGTAAGGGGCTGCCCCCTGCACAGCACAGCCATAGCAGTGATGCCTGGATTCTCCTTTCTGGGGGCCCGGGCAAGGctcacagacccctccccccccgaggcCCAGGCCCCATTCTTCTTTGGAGCCACCCTCTGGGTCTTTTCTCCAGAGCTCCCTGCGTCGTGTgtgccccctcccatcccccatcgAGCCTgtgccggggcggggcgggggagtgaAACCGACGGGGACTGGAACAAGAAACAAGACAGCACTGAAGATGAGACTGAAGCCTACACGTGTGTGTATAAGCATGTACATAAATAAATCTGTCTAATGAAGCTGTGTCCCCCCGTGTGTGTCCAGAGGGGCTCGCACAGCATGCTCCTGGGCCGTGCGCGTTGCCGGAATCCTTTGCTGCCTGAGCCACAG
Encoded here:
- the ZFPM1 gene encoding zinc finger protein ZFPM1 isoform X2, whose amino-acid sequence is MSRRKQSNPRQIKRSFGEMEEGDDVPAEENSQAEREGAASAQNGSAECDASSPAGGEAESKEASESPKESKKEEPGENPQEPNPWTGPDELELVTVEGESRVRARRSLPEGLSWGPYPGNIHSEPASPGQSETSPPVTLMLGDERCWLSRLTLVSGEADANSVIYRKGELIWCKTTQAIVEKELLSAFVMAEPQGIPNHTVKSEPGDSTYPAMLHADIQLLPQQAGMAAILATAVVNKDVFPCKDCGIWYRSERNLQAHLMYYCASRQSSSSPAVDEKPKETYPNERVCPFPQCKKSCPSASSLEIHMRSHSGERPFVCLICLSAFTTKANCERHLKVHTDTLNGVCHSCGFISTTRDILYSHLVTNHMICQPGSKGEVYSPGPGLPAAKPLAPGTSQPSGTPILKCSLCGSVADSLASLRQHVVLHGPPPAVFGGAEPTSALAQPESPANPQAVKPSLADEVENGEARPPQAEGCPSASSSSGEVAPPLRIKEEPTDSPGGEGEVAKGTPPAEPAASPRSEPEASSRASSPRSLHSVKVKSEIASPTPGSSPVPSEPGVGTAGGTVFLPQYVFGHEATVVPQASEILAKMSELVHSRLKQGHGTVPPALYPSTPVPKGATCFECEITFNNINNYYVHKRLYCSSRHLAEDSPPGARKAKAPPATPKGPATPGALLSPQPPAAVEGQGPPSQEGEAERDASPPAPAAEAKPEIKVEEGGAKAGSPEADGAGRASEDSQSPSSSVDDADDDPSKTVCEACNIRFSRHETYMVHKRFYCASRHDPPLRRPNAPKVPFLHQPVRTRKRRKLYEIHGAASPALGPAHHLVEQLAGGLAGAADPLAGGTRPEVPPMLSALISVAKVHSTAPSPSSSPDADGPIDLSKKPRLQGEVLPASLPPLADYHECTACRISFNSLDSYLAHKKYYCPAVPLQAGTLQQLHQIKGPAPPPSKGRGSGAPESPDVPGEEPDGVRVKVEKAVLSASPGALVAKPLALPATYPCASGVDSLQRYTSPKALPLLGAKVPLAGCPYCPLNGAVKGDLLEHFRNAHGLLGAGPGLPEAVLQAAARTPAGCAPESSLPPLPAASPPQPLARLRKDSFNGKEPAASSASNGSPLPAGSPRPSLPVSPAAPLNVSPVPEALREPGLTPGYTDKSVQTAPSKALLSPVPNGNHRYCRLCNIKFSSLSTFIAHKKYYCSSHAAEHVK
- the ZFPM1 gene encoding zinc finger protein ZFPM1 isoform X4, producing the protein MRAGCLPPSRVATDLPPSEQPEEGPGTLTAEQCPGGNRATPGRSNVPLGRWRKVTTSRRRRIAKLRERVQHQPKMDLQSVMPQALLAVKQSPKKPRKVRRSQKRRSLEKIRRSRTHGLGQSPPVTLMLGDERCWLSRLTLVSGEADANSVIYRKGELIWCKTTQAIVEKELLSAFVMAEPQGIPNHTVKSEPGDSTYPAMLHADIQLLPQQAGMAAILATAVVNKDVFPCKDCGIWYRSERNLQAHLMYYCASRQSSSSPAVDEKPKETYPNERVCPFPQCKKSCPSASSLEIHMRSHSGERPFVCLICLSAFTTKANCERHLKVHTDTLNGVCHSCGFISTTRDILYSHLVTNHMICQPGSKGEVYSPGPGLPAAKPLAPGTSQPSGTPILKCSLCGSVADSLASLRQHVVLHGPPPAVFGGAEPTSALAQPESPANPQAVKPSLADEVENGEARPPQAEGCPSASSSSGEVAPPLRIKEEPTDSPGGEGEVAKGTPPAEPAASPRSEPEASSRASSPRSLHSVKVKSEIASPTPGSSPVPSEPGVGTAGGTVFLPQYVFGHEATVVPQASEILAKMSELVHSRLKQGHGTVPPALYPSTPVPKGATCFECEITFNNINNYYVHKRLYCSSRHLAEDSPPGARKAKAPPATPKGPATPGALLSPQPPAAVEGQGPPSQEGEAERDASPPAPAAEAKPEIKVEEGGAKAGSPEADGAGRASEDSQSPSSSVDDADDDPSKTVCEACNIRFSRHETYMVHKRFYCASRHDPPLRRPNAPKVPFLHQPVRTRKRRKLYEIHGAASPALGPAHHLVEQLAGGLAGAADPLAGGTRPEVPPMLSALISVAKVHSTAPSPSSSPDADGPIDLSKKPRLQGEVLPASLPPLADYHECTACRISFNSLDSYLAHKKYYCPAVPLQAGTLQQLHQIKGPAPPPSKGRGSGAPESPDVPGEEPDGVRVKVEKAVLSASPGALVAKPLALPATYPCASGVDSLQRYTSPKALPLLGAKVPLAGCPYCPLNGAVKGDLLEHFRNAHGLLGAGPGLPEAVLQAAARTPAGCAPESSLPPLPAASPPQPLARLRKDSFNGKEPAASSASNGSPLPAGSPRPSLPVSPAAPLNVSPVPEALREPGLTPGYTDKSVQTAPSKALLSPVPNGNHRYCRLCNIKFSSLSTFIAHKKYYCSSHAAEHVK